Genomic DNA from Segatella copri:
TAAGAATTGATGGTGAAGAAGATGTCACGGCGAATCTCCTCTACCTTCTTCTCTACAGGAGCTGGCTTAGGAGCTACATATTCCTGCTTAGGAGCTGGTGCCGGAGCAGGTTCCTCTACCGGCTTAGCCTTCTTGGTATAGCTCTTGCCCAGGTTGATGCGTACACCTGCCAGTGCATTGAAGTACCAGTCAGGGTTATCTTCCTTCTTAGAGTTGTATTTGTCTGAAATCATGTTGGCATTGCCCTCGAGCATGATGCTCACAGCCTTGCTTACCTTGAATTCCAGGTCGATACCGGCTCTGCCGTAAGGGCGAACCTTCTTTCCCTGCCAGAGATACTCCAGGTTGTAGTTGTTGAAGTTCTCAAGCGTGGCAGCGATGCCGTTTATCTCTTGGTTGCCGCCAGCCCAGTTGATACCACCGCCAGCGAAAGCACTTATATTAAACACACGGTTCGGATTCCAGCCACAGAAAAGGTTGGAGAGGTTGAACATGAAATCTACACCAGGAGCCATATATTTAAACTTATATTTGGCGTTGTAAGGCTTTTCTCCCACTTTGGAGCGAAAACTAGCCCAGCCGCCCTTGCTCCAGAGTCCGTTCATCTGAGC
This window encodes:
- a CDS encoding OmpA family protein gives rise to the protein MNGLWSKGGWASFRSKVGEKPYNAKYKFKYMAPGVDFMFNLSNLFCGWNPNRVFNISAFAGGGINWAGGNQEINGIAATLENFNNYNLEYLWQGKKVRPYGRAGIDLEFKVSKAVSIMLEGNANMISDKYNSKKEDNPDWYFNALAGVRINLGKSYTKKAKPVEEPAPAPAPKQEYVAPKPAPVEKKVEEIRRDIFFTINSYKIAPAEDAKIREVVDFLNKNTEAKVVVTGYADKGTGYDVINDRIAAKRVAAVVWMLTKKYNIPSERITEESKGARVQPFAENAENRVTIMIAK